A genomic segment from Acidobacteriota bacterium encodes:
- the carA gene encoding glutamine-hydrolyzing carbamoyl-phosphate synthase small subunit: protein MQAILALEDGRIWRGRGFGAPTETVGEVVFNTSITGYQEILTDPSYCGQMVTMTYPLIGNYGINEADIESRKIFAEGLIVRELSRTVSNWRAEVSLDEYLRRQNIPGISDIDTRSLVRHIRERGSMRGCLSTIATNEEAVIAKARTAPEMVGLDLASVVTCEAPFEWTDCQPQVYGSPKLIHAPNLDIIEPRFQVVAFDFGLKYNSLRSLAALGCRVTVVPAHTSAEDVLALKPDGLWLSNGPGDPEPLTNVIKNLQKLLGRLPIFGICLGHQLMGLAFGGKTYKLPFGHHGGNQPVKDLTTGRVEITAQNHGFAVDADSLPQDAEVTHINLNDHTVEGLRHKNYPAFSVQYHPEAAPGPHDASYLFKRFITMMESEKSTSRAV from the coding sequence ATGCAAGCAATTTTAGCCCTGGAAGACGGGCGCATCTGGCGCGGACGCGGATTTGGTGCGCCAACCGAAACCGTCGGTGAAGTGGTATTCAATACCTCTATCACCGGCTATCAGGAAATTCTTACAGACCCTTCCTATTGCGGACAGATGGTCACCATGACCTATCCGCTGATCGGTAATTACGGCATCAATGAAGCAGACATCGAATCGCGCAAAATTTTTGCCGAAGGCTTGATTGTTCGCGAACTCTCGCGCACGGTGTCGAACTGGCGCGCCGAAGTGTCGCTCGATGAATATCTGCGCCGTCAAAATATTCCGGGCATTTCCGACATCGACACGCGCTCATTGGTTCGGCACATCCGCGAACGCGGTTCGATGCGCGGCTGCCTGTCAACCATCGCAACAAACGAAGAAGCCGTCATCGCCAAAGCGCGCACGGCACCGGAAATGGTCGGTCTTGATCTGGCATCGGTGGTGACCTGCGAAGCGCCTTTTGAATGGACAGATTGCCAACCGCAAGTTTATGGTTCACCGAAACTGATTCACGCTCCGAACCTGGATATTATTGAACCGCGCTTTCAGGTGGTGGCGTTTGATTTCGGGTTGAAATATAACAGCCTGCGTTCGCTTGCCGCGCTCGGTTGTCGCGTTACCGTGGTCCCCGCGCACACCTCAGCCGAAGACGTTTTGGCGCTCAAACCCGATGGACTCTGGTTATCGAACGGTCCCGGCGACCCTGAACCGCTCACCAATGTGATTAAGAATTTACAAAAGCTTTTGGGGCGATTGCCGATTTTCGGCATCTGTCTCGGTCATCAATTGATGGGATTGGCGTTTGGCGGCAAAACCTATAAATTGCCTTTTGGTCATCACGGTGGCAATCAACCGGTGAAAGATTTAACCACGGGTCGCGTCGAAATCACCGCGCAGAATCACGGTTTTGCGGTGGATGCGGATTCATTGCCGCAAGACGCGGAAGTTACCCATATCAATTTGAATGACCATACAGTCGAAGGTTTGCGGCATAAAAATTATCCGGCATTCAGCGTACAGTATCACCCGGAAGCCGCGCCGGGTCCGCACGACGCTTCGTATTTATTCAAGCGGTTCATCACCATGATGGAAAGCGAAAAGAGCACGAGCCGCGCGGTCTGA
- the lepB gene encoding signal peptidase I, translating into MNFNEFPGIDIKDDPDIEVTLPEEELSMGASIWAEVKSIARDIIFAALMAILIVVFIVQPVKVEGTSMLPRLESEERIFVNKVPFLIQAWKEDSKPIERGEIIVFWYPENPSQSFIKRVIGLPGETIRMDQRGQLFIDNRPLDEPYLSPDHNTHPRIIPETYVKPHYYFVMGDNRDASNDSRQWGLVPEKYIYGKALFRYWPLGRAGTLD; encoded by the coding sequence ATGAATTTTAACGAATTCCCCGGCATAGATATAAAAGATGACCCGGATATTGAAGTGACGCTGCCCGAAGAAGAACTGTCGATGGGCGCAAGCATCTGGGCGGAAGTTAAATCCATCGCCCGCGATATTATCTTTGCAGCGTTAATGGCGATTCTCATCGTGGTGTTTATTGTCCAGCCCGTCAAGGTCGAAGGCACTTCGATGTTACCGCGCCTGGAATCCGAAGAGCGCATCTTCGTCAACAAAGTTCCCTTCCTCATTCAAGCCTGGAAAGAAGACAGCAAACCGATTGAGCGCGGCGAAATTATCGTCTTCTGGTATCCCGAAAATCCTTCGCAATCGTTTATCAAACGGGTTATCGGACTACCGGGCGAAACCATTCGCATGGATCAACGCGGGCAGTTATTCATTGACAATCGTCCGCTAGATGAACCCTATCTTTCGCCTGACCACAACACCCACCCGCGCATCATTCCTGAAACCTACGTCAAACCGCATTACTATTTCGTGATGGGCGATAATCGCGACGCTTCAAATGACAGCCGCCAATGGGGGTTGGTTCCCGAAAAATATATTTACGGCAAAGCGTTGTTTCGCTACTGGCCGCTCGGTCGCGCCGGAACCCTTGATTAA
- a CDS encoding lysophospholipid acyltransferase family protein, producing MKNTEMAEVKNKRSSVDEKNGNADATTVAPESVRANSSPRRRRARDKFSSTNEVEFHRRLYAFADLSKYSWRARLNIYLADWFFYLLIRLLCPTLRWETRGMEHLKAIYASGHRAIFTFWHSCIFSGTWFWRNRKIVVMSSTSKDGEFTSRLIKRVGYGSSRGSATRGAGRSLAEMSECLARGIDVAFPIDGPKGPAYVAKPGAVTLARHTGAAIFLFHHVVKDYWELPSWDRLQIPKPFTRAITLIAEPIYVSRQASVEEVEAKQRAVQATLDELRLQGESWRNGR from the coding sequence ATGAAAAACACAGAAATGGCTGAGGTGAAAAATAAGCGTTCCAGCGTTGATGAAAAAAACGGTAATGCCGATGCCACTACGGTTGCGCCTGAAAGCGTCAGGGCAAATTCTTCACCCCGCCGTCGTCGCGCCAGAGATAAATTTTCCTCAACCAACGAGGTCGAATTTCATCGCCGGTTATATGCTTTTGCCGATTTATCAAAATACAGTTGGCGCGCGCGTTTAAACATTTACCTTGCCGATTGGTTCTTTTATCTATTGATTCGACTGCTTTGCCCGACGCTGCGCTGGGAAACGCGCGGCATGGAACACCTCAAGGCAATTTATGCGAGCGGTCATCGGGCGATTTTTACCTTCTGGCATAGCTGTATATTTAGCGGCACGTGGTTCTGGCGCAATCGCAAAATTGTGGTGATGTCGAGCACCAGCAAAGACGGCGAATTCACTTCACGGTTGATTAAACGAGTTGGCTACGGGTCCTCAAGAGGTTCAGCGACGCGCGGAGCCGGGCGGTCGCTTGCGGAAATGTCTGAATGCCTGGCACGCGGTATCGATGTCGCCTTTCCGATTGATGGACCCAAAGGTCCTGCTTATGTAGCCAAACCCGGCGCGGTCACTTTGGCGCGACACACCGGCGCGGCAATATTTCTTTTTCATCATGTGGTGAAAGATTATTGGGAATTGCCAAGCTGGGATCGTTTGCAAATTCCTAAACCGTTTACGCGAGCCATCACTTTAATTGCCGAACCGATTTATGTATCGCGCCAGGCAAGCGTTGAAGAAGTCGAAGCCAAACAACGCGCCGTGCAAGCGACGCTTGATGAATTACGCCTTCAAGGCGAAAGCTGGCGAAATGGGCGTTGA
- the dps gene encoding DNA starvation/stationary phase protection protein Dps, with protein MSVMYRTSIDLPLENREQLVGLLNQQLADTFDLYSQTKQAHWNVKGRDFFQLHELFDKLATELTGYVDTIAERVTALGGTALGTARMAAGASRLTEYPEVIGSLESVAALVERYANLAATTRAAIDRSTELGDADTADLFTEVSRGLDKSLWFLEAHLQE; from the coding sequence ATGAGTGTTATGTATCGAACGAGTATTGATCTTCCGTTGGAAAATCGTGAGCAACTGGTTGGGTTATTGAATCAACAACTGGCAGATACTTTCGACCTTTACAGTCAAACCAAACAAGCCCATTGGAACGTCAAGGGCAGGGATTTTTTTCAACTTCATGAATTATTCGATAAACTGGCGACCGAATTGACCGGTTATGTCGATACGATTGCCGAGCGGGTCACGGCGCTCGGCGGAACAGCGCTGGGCACCGCGAGAATGGCTGCGGGCGCGTCGCGCTTGACGGAATACCCGGAGGTCATTGGCAGTTTGGAAAGCGTCGCCGCACTGGTTGAACGCTATGCAAATCTCGCCGCAACCACAAGAGCGGCAATTGACCGTTCAACCGAGTTGGGCGATGCCGATACCGCGGATTTATTTACCGAAGTGTCGCGTGGATTGGATAAATCGCTGTGGTTTCTCGAAGCCCATCTGCAAGAGTAA
- a CDS encoding transcriptional repressor produces the protein MSTRARGKSSETERARQQLRSTLSAKGYQFTEQRAIVFDYLQQVAHHPTAEEVFLAVKAKLPKISLATVYKNLEALVESGAAAKWTYGDGSSRYDKRTDHHYHLRCLRCGRMWDVEPTQVSDMLDRMRPQRGFQVTDYRLEIVGFCRDCRQ, from the coding sequence GTGTCAACAAGAGCCAGAGGAAAGTCATCCGAAACGGAGCGCGCCAGACAGCAGTTGCGTTCGACCCTGAGCGCCAAGGGTTATCAGTTTACCGAACAGCGGGCGATTGTGTTCGATTATCTGCAACAGGTTGCCCATCATCCGACCGCCGAAGAGGTATTCCTGGCGGTCAAGGCGAAACTGCCGAAAATCTCTCTGGCGACGGTTTACAAGAACCTTGAAGCGCTTGTCGAATCGGGCGCAGCAGCGAAATGGACGTATGGCGACGGGTCGTCGCGTTACGATAAACGCACCGATCATCATTACCATCTGCGGTGTTTGCGGTGCGGGCGAATGTGGGACGTTGAGCCAACCCAAGTGAGCGATATGCTTGATCGGATGCGCCCGCAACGCGGCTTTCAAGTAACCGATTACCGGCTGGAAATCGTCGGCTTTTGCCGCGATTGCCGGCAGTAA
- the lpxA gene encoding acyl-ACP--UDP-N-acetylglucosamine O-acyltransferase: MNIHPTAIINPDAKLGNNVRVGAYAIIESDTEIGEDTEIRAHAVIKRFTQLGTGNVIYEGAILGGEPQDLRFTDCESFLKVGDCNRIREGVTMHRASKAGAATVVGSDCFIMAYAHVAHDCQLGSRVIIANNVALAGHITIEDQVFISGGVVIHQFSRIGRLAMLGGNSKIVQDCLPFVITDGVPGRASGLNVVGLRRAGFAASDLHELKRAYRTLLRAGLSLEDALAELAAQDHPLVRHLADFARAAQRGFCHE; the protein is encoded by the coding sequence ATGAATATCCATCCGACAGCCATCATCAACCCTGACGCCAAACTGGGAAACAATGTTCGCGTTGGCGCTTATGCGATCATCGAATCCGACACAGAAATCGGTGAGGATACGGAAATTCGCGCCCACGCGGTGATTAAACGATTCACCCAACTCGGCACTGGCAATGTCATTTATGAAGGCGCAATTTTAGGCGGCGAACCGCAGGATTTGCGTTTCACGGATTGCGAAAGTTTCCTGAAAGTGGGCGACTGCAATCGCATACGCGAAGGCGTTACCATGCATCGCGCTTCAAAAGCCGGGGCGGCAACCGTCGTTGGCTCGGATTGCTTTATTATGGCTTATGCGCATGTGGCACACGATTGCCAGTTGGGCAGTCGCGTCATCATCGCCAATAACGTTGCGCTCGCCGGTCACATCACCATCGAAGACCAGGTATTTATTTCCGGCGGCGTGGTCATTCATCAGTTCTCTCGCATCGGCAGGCTGGCGATGCTTGGTGGCAACTCAAAAATCGTTCAGGACTGTCTACCGTTTGTCATTACAGATGGCGTACCCGGACGCGCCAGCGGCTTAAACGTCGTAGGGCTTCGGCGCGCAGGCTTTGCGGCAAGCGACCTGCATGAACTCAAACGCGCCTATCGCACACTGTTGCGCGCCGGTCTATCGCTTGAAGACGCGCTCGCCGAACTCGCCGCGCAAGACCACCCCCTGGTGCGCCATCTGGCGGATTTCGCCCGCGCTGCCCAACGCGGCTTCTGCCACGAATAG
- a CDS encoding DUF3179 domain-containing (seleno)protein, with the protein MFNPIREVAYTGANAADFIEESDKVLAVEVNHDAVAFPVRQLAYHHVVNAVVGDTPLVATYUTLCHTGLVWEAQIDNRRLTFRLSGINNQNFIMRDEETGSWWQQVTGEAIQGPLKGRRLAQVFHDEISFSTWKTEKPEGKVLAPDSSNVKRYAGKDWEAQIDKMPVTTAAKLDDTLAPRALIIGIEVNGEARAYPLDQLQKQPVVLDTLGNTPLMMVLDADKKSARAFERAIAGRTLEFFAKTDTRLVRLIDAETASEWDFSGKCVSGAMLGKQLKKIYALSDYWFDWQTYHPNTSIYSADGLK; encoded by the coding sequence ATGTTCAATCCCATCCGCGAGGTCGCTTACACCGGGGCGAACGCCGCAGATTTCATCGAAGAGAGCGACAAAGTTTTAGCGGTTGAAGTAAACCACGATGCCGTCGCGTTTCCGGTTCGCCAACTGGCATATCATCATGTAGTCAACGCCGTGGTCGGCGATACGCCGCTGGTAGCCACTTACTGAACGCTCTGCCACACCGGTCTGGTGTGGGAAGCGCAAATCGATAATCGCCGGCTGACCTTTCGGCTTTCCGGCATCAATAATCAGAACTTCATCATGCGTGATGAAGAGACCGGCAGTTGGTGGCAACAGGTCACTGGCGAAGCGATTCAGGGACCGCTCAAAGGTCGTCGCCTGGCGCAGGTCTTTCATGATGAAATCTCTTTTTCGACCTGGAAAACTGAAAAGCCCGAGGGCAAAGTTTTAGCGCCTGATTCGAGCAACGTGAAACGTTATGCCGGTAAAGATTGGGAAGCGCAGATTGACAAAATGCCTGTGACCACGGCTGCAAAACTTGATGACACTTTAGCGCCGCGTGCGCTCATCATCGGCATTGAAGTAAACGGTGAGGCGCGCGCCTATCCGCTCGACCAGTTGCAAAAACAACCGGTGGTACTCGATACGCTGGGCAACACGCCTTTAATGATGGTTTTGGACGCAGATAAAAAATCGGCGCGCGCCTTTGAACGAGCGATTGCAGGGCGGACGCTGGAATTTTTTGCCAAGACGGATACGCGGCTTGTGCGATTGATTGATGCGGAAACCGCCAGCGAATGGGATTTTTCCGGCAAATGCGTGAGCGGCGCGATGCTCGGCAAACAACTCAAAAAGATTTATGCGCTGAGCGATTACTGGTTCGACTGGCAAACTTATCATCCGAATACCTCTATCTATTCAGCCGATGGGTTGAAGTGA
- a CDS encoding PilT/PilU family type 4a pilus ATPase translates to MSYFDLPPILDKMLAVADNISDLNFSTGRPPQVEVNGKLVTVDIKGLRSLSPYQTEIIAMALMEGNFEAARRLHQTGSADLSYAIPSKVRFRVNIFKQRGYISIVMRVIPTNVPTIESLELPTQLGEISHIKNGIVLLTGPTGSGKSSTLAAIIDKINNEYSYHIVTIEDPIEFLHTHKKSTINQRELGTDTPAFALGLRAALRQAPKVILVGEMRDMETTEIALEASETGHLVLSTLHTTDASKTVNRIIGIYPKSEEHVIRTRLSQAFRYIISQRLLPRADGMGRIAAVEILKSTPRTREYIEQGESQGKSLLDAMEDGEIDGMQHFDKVIERMIRSGTLTQEVGIAFATNPSNLLLRLSGLGTSEDMKGVRDDAAYRPTKEIDSLIRTRMAGTLHRN, encoded by the coding sequence ATGAGTTATTTCGACCTTCCGCCGATTCTGGACAAAATGTTAGCTGTGGCGGATAACATCTCGGATTTAAACTTCTCTACAGGGCGTCCGCCCCAGGTTGAAGTCAACGGTAAACTGGTCACGGTTGACATCAAAGGACTCAGAAGCCTTTCACCTTACCAGACCGAAATCATTGCCATGGCATTGATGGAAGGCAACTTTGAAGCGGCGCGGCGCTTGCACCAGACCGGCTCGGCTGACCTCAGCTACGCGATTCCTTCAAAAGTCCGTTTTCGCGTCAATATTTTCAAACAACGCGGCTATATCTCAATCGTCATGCGGGTCATTCCAACCAATGTCCCGACCATTGAAAGTCTGGAACTCCCAACCCAGCTTGGCGAAATCTCGCATATTAAAAACGGCATCGTGTTGCTGACCGGTCCTACGGGTTCAGGTAAATCTTCGACACTTGCGGCAATCATCGACAAAATCAATAACGAATACAGCTATCATATCGTCACCATCGAAGACCCGATAGAGTTTCTGCACACCCATAAAAAATCGACCATCAATCAACGCGAACTCGGAACCGACACGCCGGCATTTGCTTTGGGCTTGCGCGCGGCTTTGCGGCAAGCGCCCAAAGTTATTCTGGTCGGTGAAATGCGCGATATGGAAACTACGGAAATTGCCCTTGAGGCTTCAGAAACCGGACATCTGGTGTTATCGACATTGCATACGACAGACGCATCGAAAACCGTCAACCGCATCATCGGGATTTATCCGAAATCCGAAGAACACGTGATTCGCACACGGTTGTCGCAGGCTTTCCGCTACATCATTTCGCAACGCCTGTTGCCGCGCGCCGATGGGATGGGACGCATTGCCGCGGTTGAAATTTTGAAATCGACACCGCGTACCCGCGAATATATTGAACAGGGTGAATCGCAGGGCAAATCTCTGCTTGATGCGATGGAAGACGGCGAGATTGATGGCATGCAGCATTTCGACAAAGTCATCGAACGCATGATTCGCAGCGGAACCCTTACCCAGGAAGTCGGCATTGCTTTTGCCACCAATCCGTCAAATCTCTTATTGAGACTTTCGGGACTCGGAACATCCGAAGACATGAAAGGCGTGCGCGATGATGCGGCTTATCGTCCGACGAAAGAGATTGATTCGTTGATCCGAACCCGTATGGCAGGAACGCTGCATCGAAATTGA
- a CDS encoding small ribosomal subunit Rsm22 family protein has translation MQLPASLKAAIETEITRVKPEALAQAALAISNAYRTNTDFKKSLFTSDAYRAAYLATRMPATFASIRAVFAEIKNRLPQIELTSLLDLGAGAGTTMWAAGEMFPSLKSITNLERDKGLIEIGKRLAQASEHPAIASAHWLAADLQSNVDLAPHDMVVMSYSLGEMSQTARLIQKAWEAAEKLIVVIEPGTVRGFQHMLAARDAFIKSGAHIIAPCPHQLVCPMAENDWCHFAARVERAAFHRRAKGAILNYEDEKFSYVVAATFDCQPVTARIIRHPFIQKGHIQFELCTNTGLQQLTVSKKNQNAFRRARKSAWGDAWKQIADEVDEREIDERG, from the coding sequence ATGCAATTACCTGCTTCTCTCAAAGCCGCTATTGAAACTGAAATTACCCGCGTTAAACCTGAGGCTTTAGCGCAAGCCGCTTTGGCAATCTCCAACGCCTATCGTACCAATACTGATTTTAAAAAGTCATTATTTACCTCTGATGCTTATCGCGCCGCTTATCTTGCGACCCGCATGCCTGCAACCTTTGCCAGCATCCGCGCGGTCTTTGCCGAAATCAAAAATCGTTTGCCGCAAATCGAATTAACCAGCCTGCTTGATTTGGGCGCGGGCGCGGGCACAACCATGTGGGCTGCCGGTGAAATGTTTCCATCGCTCAAATCAATTACCAATCTTGAACGCGATAAAGGGTTGATTGAAATTGGAAAACGTTTAGCTCAAGCATCCGAACATCCGGCAATCGCTTCAGCGCATTGGCTAGCGGCTGACTTGCAGAGCAATGTTGACCTCGCGCCACACGATATGGTGGTGATGTCTTATTCGCTTGGCGAAATGAGTCAAACGGCGCGACTCATTCAAAAAGCCTGGGAAGCGGCTGAAAAATTAATCGTGGTGATTGAACCGGGAACCGTGCGCGGCTTTCAGCACATGCTTGCCGCAAGAGACGCCTTCATCAAATCGGGTGCGCACATCATTGCGCCTTGTCCGCATCAACTTGTTTGTCCGATGGCTGAAAACGACTGGTGCCATTTTGCCGCCCGTGTTGAACGCGCGGCATTTCATCGTCGCGCCAAAGGGGCAATCCTGAATTATGAAGATGAAAAATTTTCTTATGTGGTCGCCGCAACGTTCGATTGCCAACCCGTCACCGCGCGCATCATTCGCCATCCGTTCATTCAAAAAGGGCACATCCAATTTGAGCTTTGCACGAACACAGGTTTACAACAGTTGACGGTTTCAAAGAAAAATCAAAACGCTTTTCGCCGCGCTCGCAAATCCGCCTGGGGAGATGCGTGGAAGCAAATTGCAGATGAGGTTGATGAGCGGGAAATTGATGAACGCGGTTAA